In Xenopus laevis strain J_2021 chromosome 2S, Xenopus_laevis_v10.1, whole genome shotgun sequence, a genomic segment contains:
- the LOC121400752 gene encoding mitogen-activated protein kinase kinase kinase 5-like, producing the protein MYELQAHLGPASESEGVDKEVEDEDYQPVVQNGTEEVVITSGVSTLSSVVSHEIQSQQNNLQLGKLRQETNRLLEELVQKEREYQLVLKQCLEQRNHDLHLLHSKSSPIDIPQTTVPYASHDQATDQELVNWLRELGAADDVVNQFVEEEYTLYDVLHDITKDDLKSLRLRGGDLCRIWKAVTKYRKDNNPAGVDN; encoded by the exons ATGTATG AGCTTCAAGCTCATTTGGGACCTGCCTCCGAGAGTGAAGGAGTGGACAAAGAAGTGGAGGATGAAGATTACCAACCAGTGGTGCAAAATGGCACAGAGGAAGTGGTGATAACATCCGGCGTCAGCACCCTTAGCTCAGTAGTTTCCCATGAAATCCAGAGCCAACAAAACAACCTGCAGCTGGGCAAACTGCGGCAAGAAACTAACAG atTGCTGGAAGAGCTGGTGCAAAAGGAAAGGGAATACCAGCTGGTTTTAAAACAGTGTTTGGAACAGAGGAATCATGACTTACATCTTCTACACAGCAAATCAAGTCCAATTG ATATTCCACAGACAACTGTACCTTATGCGTCACATGACCAAGCCACAGACCAAGAGCTTGTTAATTGGCTGAGGGAACTTGGAGCTGCTGACGATGTAGTAAACCAG TTTGTTGAAGAAGAATACACCCTCTATGATGTACTGCATGATATCACCAAAGATGATCTGAAATCACTGAGACTCAG GGGAGGAGATCTCTGTCGGATCTGGAAAGCTGTAACTAAATACAGGAAAGATAACAATCCAGCTGGCGTCGACAATTAA
- the LOC121400467 gene encoding pyruvate dehydrogenase E1 component subunit alpha, mitochondrial-like, translating to MAALWKLPCIFICENNRYGMGTSVERAAASTDYYKRGDYIPGLRVDGMDVLCVREATKFAADHCRSGKGPILMELQTYRYHGHSMSDPGVSYRTREEIQEVRSKSDPITLLKDRMLNNNLSNVEELKEIDVEVRKEIEEAAQFATTDPEPPLEEIANHIYRNDPTFDVRGANLWIKYKSAS from the exons ATGGCTGCCTTATGGAAGCTGCCCTGTATCTTTATTTGTGAAAATAACAGATACGGCATGGGGACCTCTGTGGAGAGAGCAGCAGCAAGCACAGACTATTACAAACGAGGAGACTACATCCCAGGTCTTCGA GTTGATGGTATGGATGTTCTGTGTGTTCGAGAAGCCACTAAGTTTGCAGCTGATCACTGCAGATCTGGAAAG gGTCCAATTTTAATGGAGCTTCAGACTTACCGTTATCATGGACACAGCATGAGCGATCCTGGTGTAAG TTATCGTACCAGAGAAGAAATTCAGGAAGTAAGAAGTAAAAGTGATCCGATCACCCTTCTCAAGGACAGAATGTTAAACAACAACCTGTCTAATGTGGAGGAATTAAAG GAAATTGATGTGGAAGTACGGAAAGAGATTGAGGAAGCTGCTCAGTTTGCTACCACCGACCCTGAACCTCCACTAGAAGAAATTGCCAATCACATTTATCGCAATGATCCCACGTTTGATGTCAGAGGAGCAAATCTCTGGATCAAATACAAATCCGCCAGCTAA